The proteins below are encoded in one region of Lactuca sativa cultivar Salinas chromosome 3, Lsat_Salinas_v11, whole genome shotgun sequence:
- the LOC128132685 gene encoding putative disease resistance protein At3g14460: MAEIVLSAFLTVVFEKLASEALKKIVRSKGIESELKKLKKTLDQIQDLLNDASQKEVTNEAVKRWLNDLQHLAYDIDDLLDDLATEAIHRELTEEGGASTSVVRKLIPSCCTSFSQSNRMHAKLDDIATRLQELVEAKNNLGLSVITYEKPKIERYEASLVDESGIVGREDDKKKLLEKLLGDKDESGSQNFSIVPIVGMGGVGKTTLARLLYDEKKVKDHFELRAWVCVSDEFSVPNISRVIYQSVTGENKEFADLNLLQEALKKKLQNKLFLIVLDDIWSESYGDWEKLVGPFHAGTSGSRIIMTTRKEQLLKQLGFSHEDPLHSIDSLQRLSQEDALSLFSQHAFGVPNFDSHPTLRPYGEQFVKKCGGLPLALRILGRLLRTKTDEEEWKSLLDSEIWSLGNEDKIVPVLRLSYNDLSATLKLLFAYCSLFPKDYVFDKEELVLLWMAEGFLQHSAARNSMQQWGQKCFEELLSRSFFQHAPHDKSLFVMHDLLNDMATYVAGDFFSRLDIEIKQEFGKEPLKKQRHMSFVCEDYVVYKRFKPLKGAKSLRTFLALSVGVVGSWITFYLSNKVLNDLLQELPLLRVLSLTHLTISEVPEVVGSMKHLRYLNLSWTSITHLPENVCNLYNLQTLILSSCYKLIKLPESFSKLKDLQHFDMMGSFMLKTMPLGIGELKSLHTLSSDIGLKLTELKNLQNLHGKVCIDGLGNVENSADAREANFSRKRFSELVLDWGDEFNVLRTKSLEKEILNELMPYNGTLEKLRISLYRGVEFPNWVGDPSYRRLTIVSIESCEESTSLPMLGQLPSLKELFIGGMSKVKVVGMEFLGTDLAFPSLEILEFDSMSGWEEWSTKSGAFPCLQELCIEDCPNLVRVSLEALPSLRVLKLRKCGHGVLKSLVDIALSITKLEIDDISGLTDEVWRGMIGCLGAVEEIKISECNEIRYLWESEAEASKLLMNLKMLELRKCENLVSLGEKDKEDNCGSSLTSFSWLGVWNCNSLEHCSCPDSMETLDIWDCDSITSVSFPTGGGQKLKSLVIWDCKKLSEKELGGKEKTRFLIKSKMQMLEFVFIANWPNLKSISELSCFIHLNRLCISECPGMESFPDHELPNLTSLTELTIKKCTSMDASFPRGLWPPKLCRLEIGELKKPISEWGPQNFPTSLSHLTLYGGPYDDVKNFAQLSHLLPSSLTSLGIDRFEKLDSVSTGLQHLTSLQHLFICNCPKTVDLPEKLLSSLLVLRIVKCPNLKEKSCKGGSYWPLISLIPYLDIDE, translated from the coding sequence ATGGCTGAAATCgttctttctgccttcttgacaGTGGTCTTTGAAAAACTGGCATCTGAAGCCTTGAAGAAGATTGTTCGCTCCAAAGGAATTGAATCTGAGCTCAAGAAACTGAAGAAGACATTAGACCAAATCCAAGATCTGCTTAACGACGCTTCCCAGAAGGAAGTAACTAATGAAGCCGTTAAAAGATGGCTGAATGATCTCCAACATTTGGCTTATGACATAGACGACCTACTTGATGATCTTGCAACAGAAGCTATTCATCGTGAGTTGACCGAGGAGGGTGGAGCCTCCACCAGTGTGGTAAGAAAACTAATCCCAAGTTGTTGCACAAGTTTCTCACAAAGTAATAGGATGCATGCCAAGTTAGATGATATTGCCACCAGGTTACAAGAACTGGTAGAGGCAAAAAATAATCTTGGTTTAAGTGTGATAACATATGAAAAGCCAAAAATTGAAAGGTATGAGGCGTCTTTGGTAGATGAAAGCGGTATTGTCGGACGTGAAGATGATAAGAAAAAATTGCTGGAGAAGCTGTTGGGGGATAAAGATGAATCAGGGAGTCAAAACTTCAGCATCGTGCCCATAGTTGGTATGGGTGGAGTTGGCAAAACAACTCTAGCTAGACTCTTGTATGATGAAAAGAAAGTGAAGGATCACTTCGAACTCAGGGCCTGGGTTTGTGTTTCTGATGAGTTCAGTGTTCCCAATATAAGCAGAGTTATCTATCAATCTGTGACTGGGGAAAACAAGGAATTTGCAGATTTAAATCTGCTTCAAGAAGCTCTTAAAAAGAAACTTCAGAACAAACTATTTTTAATAGTTTTAGATGATATATGGTCTGAAAGCTATGGTGATTGGGAGAAATTAGTGGGCCCATTTCATGCTGGGACTTCTGGAAGTAGAATAATCATGACTACTCGGAAGGAGCAATTACTCAAACAGCTGGGTTTTTCTCATGAAGACCCTCTGCATAGCATAGACTCCCTGCAACGTCTATCACAAGAAGATGCTTTGTCTTTGTTTTCTCAACACGCATTTGGTGTACCTAACTTTGATTCACATCCAACACTAAGGCCATATGGGGAACAGTTTGTGAAAAAATGTGGGGGATTGCCTTTGGCTTTAAGAATACTTGGAAGGTTATTAAGGACAAAAACAGATGAGGAAGAATGGAAATCTCTGTTGGATAGTGAGATATGGAGTTTAGGAAATGAAGATAAGATTGTTCCTGTTCTTAGACTAAGCTACAATGATCTTTCTGCCACTTTGAAGTTGTTGTTTGCATACTGCTCTTTGTTCCCCAAGGACTATGTGTTTGACAAAGAGGAGTTGGTTCTGCTGTGGATGGCGGAAGGGTTTTTGCAACACTCTGCTGCAAGAAATTCAATGCAGCAGTGGGGTCAGAAATGTTTTGAAGAGTTGCTGTCAAGGTCATTTTTTCAACATGCTCCTCATGACAAATCGTTGTTTGTGATGCATGACCTCCTGAATGACATGGCCACATATGTTGCTGGAGACTTTTTTTCAAGGTTAGACATTGAGATAAAACAGGAATTTGGGAAGGAACCTTTGAAAAAGCAACGACATATGTCATTTGTTTGTGAGGATTATGTGGTTTACAAAAGGTTTAAGCCATTAAAAGGAGCTAAAAGTTTGAGAACATTTTTAGCATTGTCTGTTGGGGTGGTAGGAAGTTGGATAacattttatttatcaaataaggtccTGAATGACTTACTTCAGGAGTTACCATTGTTAAGGGTCCTAAGTTTGACTCATCTTACAATAAGTGAGGTACCAGAAGTGGTGGGTAGTATGAAGCACTTGCGGTATCTTAATCTATCTTGGACTTCAATTACCCATTTACCGGAAAATGTCTGCAATCTTTATAATTTACAGACGTTGATTCTTTCTAGCTGTTATAAATTGATTAAGTTGCCCGAGAGCTTCTCAAAGCTTAAAGATTTGCAGCATTTTGACATGATGGGTAGTTTCATGTTGAAGACGATGCCCTTAGGGATTGGTGAGTTGAAAAGTCTTCACACTCTCTCCAGTGATATTGGCTTAAAATTAACCGAGCTTAAGAACTTGCAAAATCTCCATGGGAAAGTTTGTATTGATGGGCTGGGAAATGTGGAAAATTCAGCGGACGCACGTGAGGCGAACTTCTCTCGAAAAAGGTTTAGTGAGTTAGTGTTGGATTGGGGTGATGAGTTTAATGTCCTTCGAACAAAATCACTTGAAAAAGAGATCCTCAATGAGCTGATGCCTTATAATGGTACTCTAGAAAAACTCAGAATTTCTTTATATAGAGGTGTAGAGTTTCCAAATTGGGTTGGGGATCCATCCTATCGTCGGTTGACTATAGTGTCGATAGAAAGCTGTGAAGAATCAACCTCTCTACCAATGCTTGGGCAACTACCATCACTGAAGGAGCTGTTTATTGGTGGGATGAGTAAGGTGAAGGTTGTAGGTATGGAGTTTCTTGGGACCGATCTTGCATTTCCTTCACTTGAAATCCTAGAGTTTGATAGTATGTCAGGGTGGGAGGAATGGTCAACAAAGAGTGGGGCGTTTCCTTGCCTTCAAGAGCTTTGTATTGAAGATTGTCCTAATCTGGTCCGGGTCTCCCTTGAAGCACTACCTTCACTAAGGGTTCTGAAACTAAGAAAATGTGGTCATGGTGTATTGAAAAGCCTGGTTGATATAGCTTTGTCAATCACCAAGTTGGAAATAGATGATATTTCAGGGCTTACTGACGAGGTGTGGAGAGGTATGATTGGGTGTCTAGGGGCAGTTGAAGAAATAAAAATCAGCGAATGTAATGAAATAAGATACTTGTGGGAATCAGAAGCAGAGGCAAGTAAGCTTCTTATGAATTTAAAGATGTTGGAGTTaagaaaatgtgaaaatttgGTGAGTTTAGGGGAGAAAGATAAGGAGGATAATTGTGGGAGCAGCCTAACATCTTTTAGTTGGTTGGGAGTATGGAATTGTAACAGCTTGGAGCATTGCAGTTGTCCTGATAGCATGGAGACTTTGGATATTTGGGATTGTGATTCAATTACATCCGTCTCCTTCCCAACAGGAGGAGGGCAGAAGCTCAAGTCACTTGTCATTTGGGATTGCAAGAAACTATCGGAAAAGGAGTTGGGAGGAAAAGAGAAGACAAGGTTTCTTATAAAATCAAAAATGCAGATGCTTGAATTTGTATTTATAGCTAATTGGCCAAATCTGAAATCCAtcagtgaattgagttgcttcaTTCACCTGAACAGATTATGTATATCAGAGTGTCCAGGTATGGAGTCATTTCCTGACCATGAGTTGCCGAATCTCACCTCGTTAACAGAACTAACAATTAAAAAGTGTACAAGTATGGATGCATCCTTTCCTCGTGGGCTTTGGCCTCCGAAATTGTGTCGGCTTGAAATAGGAGAGTTGAAGAAGCCCATCTCAGAGTGGGGCCCACAGAATTTCCCAACCTCACTTTCTCACTTAACATTGTATGGCGGACCATATGATGATGTGAAAAACTTTGCGCAGTTGTCCCATCTTTTACCTTCATCTCTTACTTCTCTTGGCATAGATCGATTTGAGAAACTGGATTCGGTTTCAACGGGACTCCAACACCTCACCTCCCTCCAACATCTCTTCATTTGCAACTGCCCAAAGACGGTGGATCTACCAGAAAAGTTGTTGTCTTCACTTCTGGTTTTGAGAATAGTAAAATGCCCAAATCTGAAAGAAAAGAGTTGCAAAGGAGGCTCCTATTGGCCCCTCATCTCCCTTATCCCCTACTTGGACATAGACGAGTAA
- the LOC128132686 gene encoding putative disease resistance protein At3g14460, producing MAEIVLSAFLTVVFEKLASEALKKIVRSKGIESELKKLKKTLDQIQDLLNDASQKEVTNEAVKRWLNDLQHLAYDIDDLLDDLATEAIHRELTEEGGASTSVVRKLIPSCCTSFSQSNRMHAKLDDIATRLQELVEAKNNLGLSVITYEKPKIERYEASLVDESGIVGREDDKKKLLEKLLGDKDESGSQNFSIVPIVGMGGVGKTTLARLLYDEKKVKDHFELRAWVCVSDEFSVPNISRVIYQSVTGENKEFADLNLLQEALKKKLQNKLFLIVLDDIWSESYGDWEKLVGPFHAGTSGSRIIMTTRKEQLLKQLGFSHEDPLHSIDSLQRLSQEDALSLFSQHAFGVPNFDSHPTLRPYGEQFVKKCGGLPLALRILGRLLRTKTDEEEWKSLLDSEIWSLGNEDKIVPVLRLSYNDLSATLKLLFAYCSLFPKDYVFDKEELVLLWMAEGFLQHSAARNSMQQWGQKCFEELLSRSFFQHAPHDKSLFVMHDLLNDMATYVAGDFFSRLDIEIKQEFGKEPLKKQRHMSFVCEDYVVYKRFKPLKGAKSLRTFLALSVGVVGSWITFYLSNKVLNDLLQELPLLRVLSLTHLTISEVPEVVGSMKHLRYLNLSWTSITHLPENVCNLYNLQTLILSSCYKLIKLPESFSKLKDLQHFDMMGSFMLKTMPLGIGELKSLHTLSSDIGLKLTELKNLQNLHGKVCIDGLGNVENSADAREANFSRKRFSELVLDWGDEFNVLRTKSLEKEILNELMPYNGTLEKLRISLYRGVEFPNWVGDPSYRRLTIVSIESCEESTSLPMLGQLPSLKELFIGGMSKVKVVGMEFLGTDLAFPSLEILEFDSMSGWEEWSTKSGAFPCLQELCIEDCPNLVRVSLEALPSLRVLKLRKCGHGVLKSLVDIALSITKLEIDDISGLTDEVWRGMIGCLGAVEEIKISECNEIRYLWESEAEASKLLMNLKMLELRKCENLVSLGEKDKEDNCGSSLTSFSWLGVWNCNSLEHCSCPDSMETLDIWDCDSITSVSFPTGGGQKLKSLVIWDCKKLSEKELGGKEKTRFLIKSKMQMLEFVFIANWPNLKSISELSCFIHLNRLCISECPGMESFPDHELPNLTSLTELTIKKCTSMDASFPRGLWPPKLCRLEIGELKKPISEWGPQNFPTSLSHLTLYGGPYDDVKNFAQLSHLLPSSLTSLGIDRFEKLDSVSTGLQHLTSLQHLFICNCPKTVDLPEKLLSSLLVLRIVKCPNLKEKSCKGGSYWPLISLIPYLDIDE from the coding sequence ATGGCTGAAATCgttctttctgccttcttgacaGTGGTCTTTGAAAAACTGGCATCTGAAGCCTTGAAGAAGATTGTTCGCTCCAAAGGAATTGAATCTGAGCTCAAGAAACTGAAGAAGACATTAGACCAAATCCAAGATCTGCTTAACGACGCTTCCCAGAAGGAAGTAACTAATGAAGCCGTTAAAAGATGGCTGAATGATCTCCAACATTTGGCTTATGACATAGACGACCTACTTGATGATCTTGCAACAGAAGCTATTCATCGTGAGTTGACCGAGGAGGGTGGAGCCTCCACCAGTGTGGTAAGAAAACTAATCCCAAGTTGTTGCACAAGTTTCTCACAAAGTAATAGGATGCATGCCAAGTTAGATGATATTGCCACCAGGTTACAAGAACTGGTAGAGGCAAAAAATAATCTTGGTTTAAGTGTGATAACATATGAAAAGCCAAAAATTGAAAGGTATGAGGCGTCTTTGGTAGATGAAAGCGGTATTGTCGGACGTGAAGATGATAAGAAAAAATTGCTGGAGAAGCTGTTGGGGGATAAAGATGAATCAGGGAGTCAAAACTTCAGCATCGTGCCCATAGTTGGTATGGGTGGAGTTGGCAAAACAACTCTAGCTAGACTCTTGTATGATGAAAAGAAAGTGAAGGATCACTTCGAACTCAGGGCCTGGGTTTGTGTTTCTGATGAGTTCAGTGTTCCCAATATAAGCAGAGTTATCTATCAATCTGTGACTGGGGAAAACAAGGAATTTGCAGATTTAAATCTGCTTCAAGAAGCTCTTAAAAAGAAACTTCAGAACAAACTATTTTTAATAGTTTTAGATGATATATGGTCTGAAAGCTATGGTGATTGGGAGAAATTAGTGGGCCCATTTCATGCTGGGACTTCTGGAAGTAGAATAATCATGACTACTCGGAAGGAGCAATTACTCAAACAGCTGGGTTTTTCTCATGAAGACCCTCTGCATAGCATAGACTCCCTGCAACGTCTATCACAAGAAGATGCTTTGTCTTTGTTTTCTCAACACGCATTTGGTGTACCTAACTTTGATTCACATCCAACACTAAGGCCATATGGGGAACAGTTTGTGAAAAAATGTGGGGGATTGCCTTTGGCTTTAAGAATACTTGGAAGGTTATTAAGGACAAAAACAGATGAGGAAGAATGGAAATCTCTGTTGGATAGTGAGATATGGAGTTTAGGAAATGAAGATAAGATTGTTCCTGTTCTTAGACTAAGCTACAATGATCTTTCTGCCACTTTGAAGTTGTTGTTTGCATACTGCTCTTTGTTCCCCAAGGACTATGTGTTTGACAAAGAGGAGTTGGTTCTGCTGTGGATGGCGGAAGGGTTTTTGCAACACTCTGCTGCAAGAAATTCAATGCAGCAGTGGGGTCAGAAATGTTTTGAAGAGTTGCTGTCAAGGTCATTTTTTCAACATGCTCCTCATGACAAATCGTTGTTTGTGATGCATGACCTCCTGAATGACATGGCCACATATGTTGCTGGAGACTTTTTTTCAAGGTTAGACATTGAGATAAAACAGGAATTTGGGAAGGAACCTTTGAAAAAGCAACGACATATGTCATTTGTTTGTGAGGATTATGTGGTTTACAAAAGGTTTAAACCATTAAAAGGAGCTAAAAGTTTGAGAACATTTTTAGCATTGTCTGTTGGGGTGGTAGGAAGTTGGATAacattttatttatcaaataaggtccTGAATGACTTACTTCAGGAGTTACCATTGTTAAGGGTCCTAAGTTTGACTCATCTTACAATAAGTGAGGTACCAGAAGTGGTGGGTAGTATGAAGCACTTGCGGTATCTTAATCTATCTTGGACTTCAATTACCCATTTACCGGAAAATGTCTGCAATCTTTATAATTTACAGACGTTGATTCTTTCTAGCTGTTATAAATTGATTAAGTTGCCCGAGAGCTTCTCAAAGCTTAAAGATTTGCAGCATTTTGACATGATGGGTAGTTTCATGTTGAAGACGATGCCCTTAGGGATTGGTGAGTTGAAAAGTCTTCACACTCTCTCCAGTGATATTGGCTTAAAACTAACCGAGCTTAAGAACTTGCAAAATCTCCATGGGAAAGTTTGTATTGATGGGCTGGGAAATGTGGAAAATTCAGCGGACGCACGTGAGGCGAACTTCTCTCGAAAAAGGTTTAGTGAGTTAGTGTTGGATTGGGGTGATGAGTTTAATGTCCTTCGAACAAAATCACTTGAAAAAGAGATCCTCAATGAGCTGATGCCTTATAATGGTACTCTAGAAAAACTCAGAATTTCTTTATATAGAGGTGTAGAGTTTCCAAATTGGGTTGGGGATCCATCCTATCGTCGGTTGACTATAGTGTCGATAGAAAGCTGTGAAGAATCAACCTCTCTACCAATGCTTGGGCAACTACCATCACTGAAGGAGCTGTTTATTGGTGGGATGAGTAAGGTGAAGGTTGTAGGTATGGAGTTTCTTGGGACCGATCTTGCATTTCCTTCACTTGAAATCCTAGAGTTTGATAGTATGTCAGGGTGGGAGGAATGGTCAACAAAGAGTGGGGCGTTTCCTTGCCTTCAAGAGCTTTGTATTGAAGATTGTCCTAATCTGGTCCGGGTCTCCCTTGAAGCACTACCTTCACTAAGGGTTCTGAAACTAAGAAAATGTGGTCATGGTGTATTGAAAAGCCTGGTTGATATAGCTTTGTCAATCACCAAGTTGGAAATAGATGATATTTCAGGGCTTACTGACGAGGTGTGGAGAGGTATGATTGGGTGTCTAGGGGCAGTTGAAGAAATAAAAATCAGCGAATGTAATGAAATAAGATACTTGTGGGAATCAGAAGCAGAGGCAAGTAAGCTTCTTATGAATTTAAAGATGTTGGAGTTaagaaaatgtgaaaatttgGTGAGTTTAGGGGAGAAAGATAAGGAGGATAATTGTGGGAGCAGCCTAACATCTTTTAGTTGGTTGGGAGTATGGAATTGTAACAGCTTGGAGCATTGCAGTTGTCCTGATAGCATGGAGACTTTGGATATTTGGGATTGTGATTCAATTACATCCGTCTCCTTCCCAACAGGAGGAGGGCAGAAGCTCAAGTCACTTGTCATTTGGGATTGCAAGAAACTATCGGAAAAGGAGTTGGGAGGAAAAGAGAAGACAAGGTTTCTTATAAAATCAAAAATGCAGATGCTTGAATTTGTATTTATAGCTAATTGGCCAAATCTGAAATCCAtcagtgaattgagttgcttcaTTCACCTGAACAGATTATGTATATCAGAGTGTCCAGGTATGGAGTCATTTCCTGACCATGAGTTGCCGAATCTCACCTCGTTAACAGAACTAACAATTAAAAAGTGTACAAGTATGGATGCATCCTTTCCTCGTGGGCTTTGGCCTCCGAAATTGTGTCGGCTTGAAATAGGAGAGTTGAAGAAGCCCATCTCAGAGTGGGGCCCACAGAATTTCCCAACCTCACTTTCTCACTTAACATTGTATGGCGGACCATATGATGATGTGAAAAACTTTGCGCAGTTGTCCCATCTTTTACCTTCATCTCTTACTTCTCTTGGCATAGATCGATTTGAGAAACTGGATTCGGTTTCAACGGGACTCCAACACCTCACCTCCCTCCAACATCTCTTCATTTGCAACTGCCCAAAGACGGTGGATCTACCAGAAAAGTTGTTGTCTTCACTTCTGGTTTTGAGAATAGTAAAATGCCCAAATCTGAAAGAAAAGAGTTGCAAAGGAGGCTCCTATTGGCCCCTCATCTCCCTTATCCCCTACTTGGACATAGACGAGTAA